A genomic region of Papaver somniferum cultivar HN1 chromosome 7, ASM357369v1, whole genome shotgun sequence contains the following coding sequences:
- the LOC113299909 gene encoding inositol-tetrakisphosphate 1-kinase 1-like, which yields MATRFQIGYAFKPNKKNFITDAVVNESKQRGIDLIKIDTEKPLIEQGPFDCILQRLSTEIWFKQLEEYTLQNPDVLIIDPPSKIEVLHDRYSMLHCVEDMMKMKGHENEIGMATFGIPKQVLVTDVDSLMNVNAEGGLQLKFPLIAKPEIVDGTMQSHKLSLVYNLDALRKVQTPVVLQEFVNHGGVMFKVYVVGDYVKCVKRNSLPDISEEELEGKNSEKNPVTFSQISNKAYEEHSDHMSNEEMRMENAVMPPDSLVTYIARGLSKATGLHLINFDVIRDSRVSNHYLVFDINYAPGYEKMPDYEFVLADFFCDLRQRKQNSSSEDMKKEQEE from the coding sequence atggcgACTCGTTTTCAAATAGGTTATGCATTCAAGCCAAACAAGAAGAATTTCATCACAGATGCAGTGGTGAATGAATCGAAACAAAGAGGTATTGATCTTATCAAGATAGATACTGAGAAACCATTGATAGAACAAGGTCCATTTGATTGTATTTTACAGAGATTATCTACTGAGATTTGGTTTAAACAGTTGGAAGAATATACATTACAGAACCCTGATGTTTTGATTATTGATCCTCCttccaaaattgaagttcttcATGATCGTTACTCAATGTTGCACTGTGTAGAAGACATGATGAAAATGAAAGGTCATGAGAATGAAATCGGAATGGCCACTTTTGGTATACCGAAACAGGTTCTGGTAACTGATGTTGATTCATTGATGAATGTGAATGCGGAGGGGGGGTTGCAGCTGAAATTCCCTTTGATTGCAAAACCAGAAATCGTTGATGGGACTATGCAGTCGCATAAGTTGTCATTGGTGTATAATCTGGACGCTTTGAGAAAAGTTCAAACCCCGGTTGTGTTGCAAGAGTTTGTTAATCACGGCGGTGTTATGTTCAAAGTTTATGTTGTTGGTGATTACGTGAAATGTGTCAAGAGGAATTCGTTGCCGGACATATCTGAGGAAGAGTTGGAGGGGAAGAATTCGGAAAAGAATCCTGTTACGTTTTCGCAGATATCGAATAAGGCCTATGAGGAACATAGTGACCATATGTCCAACGAGGAAATGCGTATGGAAAATGCTGTAATGCCGCCTGATAGTCTGGTCACTTATATTGCTAGAGGGTTGAGCAAAGCTACGGGACTGCATCTGATTAACTTTGATGTCATTAGGGATTCAAGAGTCAGTAATCATTATCTCGTTTTTGACATTAATTATGCCCCTGGGTATGAGAAGATGCCTGATTATGAATttgttttggcggatttcttttGTGATCTTAGACAAAGAAAACAGAACTCATCGAGTGAAGATATGAAAAAGGAACAAGAAGAGTAG